The window ACCGCGGGGAGCAGGACGAGCCGGGGCGTGCTGATGAAGTCGGTCATGTGGTTCCTCGTGTCGGTCCGGCGCTGCGGACGGGATGGGGCGGTGGGATGCTGCGGGCAGCCGCCGCGGTCAGAGCGAGCGGACCCAGTTGCGCAGCAGCTGCAGCCCGGCCTGCCCGGACTTCTCCGGGTGGAACTGCGTGGCGCTCAGCGGTCCGTTCTCGACGGCGGCGACGAACGGCGTGCCGTGGTCGGCCCACGTCACCACAGGTGACGGGAACGGCGGTTCGGGGGCGAGCGTCCAGTCCTGCACTGCGTAGGAGTGGACGAAGTAGAACCGCTCGTCCTGGAGGCCGGCGAACAGCGTGGAGTCCTCGGGGGCGCGGACCGTGTTCCAGCCCATGTGCGGCACCACGTCGGCACGCAGGAGGTCGACCGTGCCCGGCCACTCCCCCAGCCCCTCGGTCTCGATGCCGTGCTCGACTCCGCGGTCGAACATGACCTGCATCCCGACGCAGATGCCGAGCACCGGCCGCCCTCCGGCGAGGCGCCGGTCGACGACCTCGTCCCCGTGCGAGGCGCGCAGCGCCTCGGCGACGGCGGTGAACGCACCGACACCGGGGACCAGCAGGCCGTCGGCCTCCTGCGCGCGGCGGCGGTTGCCGGTCAGCTCCACGTCGGCGCCTGCGGCTTCGAGCGCCTTGACGGCCGAGTGGACGTTGCCCGACCCGTAGTCGAAGACGACGACCTTCGGAGCGCGCCCGTCGGTCACAGCGCGCCCTTCGTCGAGGGGATGCCGCTGATCAGCGGGTCGAGCGCCTTCGCCTGGCGGAACGCACGGGCGAACGCCTTGAACTCGGCCTCCGCGATGTGGTGCGGGTCGCGGCCGCCGATCACGGTGATGTGCGTGGTGAGCGCGGCGTTGAACGAGATCGCCTCGAAGACGTGACGGACCATCGACCCGGTGAAGTGCCCGCCGATCAGGTGCAGCTCGAAGCCGGCGGGCTCGCCGCTGTGCACGAGGTAGGGGCGGCCCGAGATGTCGACGACCGCCTGCACGAGCGCTTCGTCCAACGGAACGAGCGCGTCGCCGTAGCGGGAGATGCCCGACTTGTCGCCCAGGGCCTGCCGGATGGCCTGCCCGAGCACGATGCCGACGTCCTCCACCGTGTGGTGCACGTCGATGTCGGTGTCGCCGGTCGCGCGGATGCGCAGATCGGTGAGCGAGTGCTTGGCGAACGCGGTCAGCAGGTGGTCGTAGAACGGGACGCTCGTCTGGATGTCGGAGGTGCCGGTGCCGTCGAGGTCGAGGCTCAGCTCGATGCTCGACTCGCTCGTCTCCCGCGTGACCGTGGCGGCGCGATTCGTCATAGGTCCGAGTCTACCGGGGCGCCCTGCGACCGCTCCGGCGCCTCATCCTCCGCCGCGGCGGCGCCCGGACGCCCGAGCGCGGCCAGCGCCTCGAGGAACGCGGTGGTCTCGGCTTCCGTCCCGGCGGTGACCCGCAGGTGGTGCGGGATGCCGACATCCCGGATCAGGATGCCGCGCTCGGCCAGCGCCTCGAAAGTCGCCTGCGGGTCGCTCATACCCCCGAACAGCACGAAGTTGCTGCCCGAGCGGTGCGGCGTGTAGCCGAGGCGGCGCAGCTCGGAGACGAGCCGGTCGCGCTGTGTGCGGATCTCGCCGACGGTGGCCAGCATCTCGTCCGCGTGGGCGAGCGCGCCGAGCGCCGCCGCCTGCGTGAGTGCGGACAGGTGGTACGGGAGGCGGACCAGCCGCAGCGCGTCGACCACGGCCGGGTCGGCGGCGAGATAGCCGACGCGGGCGCCCGCGAACGCGAACGCCTTGCTCATGGTCCGCGAGATCAGGAGGCGCGGTCGGCCCGGCAGCAGGGTGAGCGCGGACGGCACGCCGTCGGGCAGGAACTCGGCGTAGGCCTCGTCGACGACGACGATGCCGCGGGCGGCGGCGTACGCCGCCTCGATCGTCTCGATGCCGAGCGGCGTGCCGGTCGGGTTGTTCGGCGAGCAGAGGATCACGATGTCCGGGTCGAGGTCGCGGATCTGCGACGCGGCCGTCTCCGGTGTGAGCTCGTAGTCCGCGTCGCGGGTGCCCGCCAGGTACTCGGTGCCGGTCCCGGCCGCGAGCAGCGGGTACATCGAGTAGGTCGGGGCGAAGCCGAGCAGCGTGCGCCCCGGACCGCCGAACGCCTGAAGGATGTGCTGCAGCACCTCGTTCGAGCCGTTGGCCGCCCAGATCTGCTCCGGCGTGAGGTCGTGCCCGAGGTAGCGGGCGAACGCCTCGCGGAGCTCGGTGAACTCCCGATCCGGGTACCGGTTGACTCCGCCGACGGCGGCCGCGACGCGAGCGACGATGTCCGAGGCGACGTCCTCGGGCACCGGATGCGTGTTCTCATTCACATTGAGCGCGACGGGAACCGGACGCTGAGGCGCGCCGTACGGCGAACGACCACGGAGGTCGTCGCGGATCGGCAGCTCGGAGAGAGAAGTCACCGTTCAATCGTAGCCAGGGCGATGGATGCGCTACGCCCGATGACGGGCCGCTCGCGCGCGCTCAGTGCGCGTACTTCGCCGGGATCGCGAGCTGCTGGCCGGGCGACACCACCGCGGACTCGAGGCCGTTGAGCGAGACGAGGTCGGCGATCACGTCGCGCGGATCCGCGTTCGGGGCCACGCGCTCGGCGACCGACCAGAGCGAGTCGCCGGACTCGACCGTCACGTACTGGAAGCTGACGTGGGTCTGCTCGCCGTTCGCGACCGCTCCGCCGCCGTTGAGGGCGAAGACCAGTGCGCCGATGACGAGGGGAAGGGCGACGAGTGCGGACAGGACCGCGCGGCCGCGACGGGTGAGGCGCAGTCGGACGCGGGCGCCCTCGGGCAGGGGCGGGACCGCACGCAGGGCGGGAACCGACTCGCTCATCAGTACTGCACTCATGGCCGTGACCTCCTCAGACTCGCGGGTGCGAAGCTGTGTTCCGAATGTATCTTCGAATGTCTGAATCCGCAAGGCGCCCTCGGACGAGGAATTCAGGGACGAAGTTCGCGACACACTCGAACACATGTTTGTCTTCCCCTTCCGACGCGGATACAGTTTCGACTGTCTGAGGACATCAGATCAGGGACCACCGACATTCGTACCGGGAGCACCCCCGGACGACGCCGACGCCAGGAGAGGACGCCCGTGTCGAACGAGAACCAGGCCCGCGGGGGCACCCGCCGCCGGAAGAACCTCAGCGACAAGCAGCTCGCGATCCTCGACGTGATCCAGCGCTCGGTGAGCCAGCGGGGCTATCCGCCGAGCATGCGCGAGATCGGCGACGCGGTCGGCCTCTCCTCCCTCTCCTCGGTCACCCACCAGCTGAACCAGCTGGAGCTGAGCGGCTACCTGCGTCGCGACCCGAACCGTCCGCGCGCGCTCGAGATCCTCATCGACCTGCCGTCGTCGGGCCCGACCCCGGACTACGAGAACCAGACGCCCGTCGGCGACGCCGCCATGGTGCCGCTCGTCGGCCGCATCGCCGCCGGCATCCCGATCACCGCGGAGCAGCAGGTCGACGAGGTGTTCCCGCTCCCCCGCCAGCTGGTCGGCAACGGCGAGCTGTTCATGCTGAAGGTCGTCGGCGAGTCCATGATCGACGCGGCCATCTGCGACGGCGACTGGGTCGTGGTCCGCGCGCAGAACACGGCGGAGAACGGCGACATCGTTGCGGCGATGCTCGACGAGGAGGCCACGGTGAAGGTCTTCCGCCAGCGCGACGGCCACACCTGGCTGCTGCCCCGCAACTCCAACTTCGAGCCGATCCTGGGCGACTTCGCCACCGTCCTCGGCAAGGTCGTCGCGGTCCTCCGCGCGGTCTGACGAGGAGTCAGGCCCAGCCGAGTTCGCGAAGCCGGTCGTCCGACAGCCCGAAGTAGTGCCCGATCTCGTGCACCAGGGTGACGCGGACGCGCGCCCGCAACTCCTCGACGCTCGAGCTCGACGCCTCGAGGTTGTTGCGGAACAGCGTGATCCGGTCCGGCAGCTCCCCGAACCCGTAGACGGACCGCCGCGTCAGCGGCCGCCCGCTGTACAGCCCGAACAGCCGCGGGCGCGCGCTCGGCGGCTGGTCCTCGATCAGGATGGCGACGTTCTCCAACGGCCCCACCATGTCGTCCGGCAGCTCGTCGAAGATCTCGCCGACCATCCGCTCGAACTCGTCGTCCGCGATCCTCATCGCCGGCACCGCCGCACCATGCGCCCATCCTCACACGCCGGGTGGCCGAAACAGGCGATGCCGGAAACGGCGCCGGCCCCGGTTCGCTGTGCGCGTACCGGGGCCGACGGCCGTTCTGCTGATGACGGGAACGTCAGGCGGTGACCGCCGCCCGCTCCCGCACTCCGCGCGTGGCCTCGATGATGTTCCGCAGCGACGCGACCGTCTCGTCGTAGCCGCGGGTCTTCAGCCCGCAGTCCGGGTTCACCCAGAGCTGACGCCCGGGGATCGCGCTCAGCGCCGTCTCCAGCAGCTCGGTGACCTCGGTGACCGACGGAACGCGCGGCGAGTGGATGTCGTACACGCCCGGCCCGATGCCGTGCTCGAACCCGGACCGCTGGATGTCGTGCACGACCTCCATGCGGCTCCGCGCGGCCTCGATGCTGGTGACGTCGGCATCCAGGTTGCGGATCGCGTCGATCACCACGCCGAACTCCGAGTAGCAGAGGTGCGTGTGGATCTGCGTGCGGTCGGCGACGCCGGAGGTCGCCAGCCGGAACGAGCCGACCGACCACTCCAGGTACTCGTCCTGCGCCGACTTCTTCAGCGGCAGCAGCTCGCGCAGGGCGGGCTCGTCGACCTGCACGACGCGGATGCCCGCGGCCTCGAGGTCGGCGATCTCGTCGCGGAGCGCGAGCGCGACCTGACGGGCGGTCTCGCCCAGCGGCTGGTCGTCGCGCACGAACGACCAGGCGAGGATGGTGACCGGCCCGGTCAGCATCCCCTTGACCGGCTTCTCGGTGAGGCTCTGCGTGTACGCCGACCAGTCGACCGTGATCGGCGCCGGACGCGACACGTCGCCCCAGAGGATCGACGGGCGCGTGCAGCGCGAGCCGTACGACTGCACCCAGCCGTTCTGCGTCACCGCGAAGCCGTCCAGGTTCTCGGCGAAGTACTGCACCATGTCGTTGCGCTCGGGCTCGCCGTGCACGATGACGTCGATGCCGATCTCCTCCTGCAGGTCGACGACCCGCTTGATCTCGTCGCGCATCCGGCCCAGGTACTCGGCCTCGGTGATGAGGCCCTTCGCCAGCTGGGCGCGCGACCGGCGGATGTCCGCGGTCTGCGGGAACGAGCCGATCGTGGTGGTCGGGAGGAACGGCAGGCCGAGCGCCTCGTCCTGCGCCGCCTGGCGGGCGGTGTAGTCGCCGCGACGGAAGTCGGCGCGGGTGAGGGCGGCCTCGCGCTCCCGCACGGCGGGGACGCGCACGCCGGGCGCCGACGCGCGGTCGGCGAGGGCCGCGGTCGCAGCGGTGAGCTCGTCCTGGATGGCCTCGTGACCGTCGACGAGTCCGCGGGCGAGCACCGCCACCTGGGCGACCTTCTGGTCGGCGAACGCGAGCCACGTCTTGAGTCGCGCATCCAGGTCCGGCTCGTCGTCCACGTCGTGCGGGACGTGCAGCAGCGAGGTGGAGGTCGAGACCGCGACGTCGGGGCTCAGCGACAGCAGCTCGGTCAGTTTGCCGAAGGCCGCCTCGAGGTCGCCGCGCCAGATGTTGTGGCCGTCGATCACGCCGCCGACCAGGGTCTTGCCCGCGAGGGCGGAGGCCGTGGCCGCGTCGAGACCGGTGGGGATGCTCCCCCGCACCAGGTCGAGGGAGATCGCCTCGACCGGGCTGGCCGCGAGCGGCGCGAGGGCGTCGTCCAGGCTGCCGTAGGGCGCCGCGACGAAGATCGCGGGCCGCTCCGCCGCCGAGCCGAGGTCGGCGTAGGTGGTGCTCACGGCGGCGAGCACCACATCCCGCGGCTCGTCGATGCTCTCGCTCACCAGGGCCGGCTCGTCCAGTTGCACCCACGGCGCGCCGGCGGCCGCCAGACGGGCGAGCAGCTCGCGGTAGACCGGCAGGAGGTCGGCCAGGCGCGAGAGCGGGCGGAAGCCCTCCGGGGCGTCGTCGCTCGGCTTGCTGAGCAGCAGGAAGGTGACCGGTCCGACGACGACCGGGCGGGTCACGAAGCCCGCCTCACGCGCCTCCTCGAACTCGCGGACGACGCGGTCGGAGGCCAGGCGGAAGTCCGTCTCCGGGCCGATCTCGGGCACCAGGTAGTGGTAGTTCGAGTCGAACCACTTCGTCATCTCCAGCGGCGGGTTCTCCCCCTCGCCGCGGGCGATCGTGAAGTAGCCGGCCAGGTCGACGGAGCCGTCCGCGCCCGCCAGCCCGGCGAACCGCCCGGGCAGCGCGCCGACAGTGACCGCCGCATCCAGCACCTGGTCGTAGTAGCTGAAGCTCTCCGGGATGGACGCGTCGGTGCGGCCGAGGCCGAGCGACGCGAGACGCTCGCGGGTCGCGGAGCGGAGGCCGGCAGCGGTCTGCTCCAGCTCGTCGGCGGTGATGCTGCCCGCCCAGAACGCCTCGACGGCCTTCTTCAGCTCGCGGCGGCGGCCGATGCGCGGGTAGCCGATGATCGTGCCCGCCGGGAAGGCGGCGCGGGTGGTGTCGGTCATGCTGGTTCCTTTTCGGTGGCCGATTTCTCGGGGGTGGGGCGTGCAGGGCGGTCCGCGTCAGCGAGCGCGCCGATCCGGTCCAGCACGGACAGGACCGCCTCGTGCTGGTTGAACGTGTACAGGTGGAGGCCGGGGGCGCCGCCGTCGAGCAGGCGCTGCGCCAGCCGGGCCGCCCAGGCGATGCCGATCTCACGGCGGCCCTCGTCGGTGGGCTCGACCTCCAGCTCGATCGCGAGGTCGCTGGGGAGGTCCTCGCCGCTGAGCTCGAGCATCCGCTTCAGCCGCGCGGGGCTCGTGACGGGCATGATCCCGGGCAGGATGGGGAAAGTCACACCGGCCTCGGCGGCGCGCTGCGTGAAGTGGAAGTAGTCCTCGGCGTGGAAGAACAGCTGCGTGATCCCGAGGTTCGCGCCCGCCGCCTGCTTCGCCAGCAGGGCGTCGATGTCCTGCGACACGGATCGTGACGACGGATGCCCGTTCGGGAACGCGGCGACGGCGATCTGCACGTGCTCGCGGTGCTCCAGCACGGCCCGGGCGTGCAGACCGGGCACCGGAAGCTCGCCGTACGGCACGCGCTCGGCCTGAACACGGTGGATGAGCTGCACCAGCTCCGCGGTCGTGCGGATGTCGCCGATCGGGTCCTCGCCCTCGGGCAGCCCGACGGGCGGGTCGCCGCGGACGGCCAGGAACCGGCGCACGCCCGCGTCGAGGAACTCGCGGATCAGACGGTTGACCTCCTCCGTGGAGGAGCCGACGCAGGTGAGGTGCGCCATCGGGCTCACGTCGGTGTGCTCCAGGATGTAGCGGAGCACCTCCAGTGACGCCGTGCGCGACGAGCCGCCGGCCCCGAACGTCACCGAGATGAAGTCGGGCCGCACTGCCGCGAGGCGGTCGATGGTGGCCGGCAGCGCAGCGGCGGCGCGCTCGTTGCGGGGAGGGTACAGCTCGAAGGAGTACCGGGCCTCGGTACAGCTCATGGGCTCCTCGAATGGTCGGACAGCGGCACGGGACGACCCGCGCACTGTGTAAGCACAGTGCGGGATCGCACGGGCGGGTGCCGGGCTCGGCTGTCGCACCACGTCAGCGGTCGCCCGCTGCGGTTGTCTGGAAATCTAGCAACGCGAAAGGCCGGACGGAATCGTCCGTGTCATGGTTCGACACATCGATCCCGTCCGGCCTCGTCCGCTGCGGTCTCCCGCCGCGTCGCCGTCCGGCGGCTACGCCGTCGCGCTGTCGGTCTTCGTCACCTCGAACGGCTCGAACGCCGCGTGGTACTCCGGCATGATCCGTGCGGTCACGCGGGTGCCCTCCTCCACGTACTCGGTGGAGATGACCCGGCCGCGCTCGTGCAGGGCCGAGATCAGGTCGCCGCGGTCGTACGGGACCACCAGCTCCACCTCGAGGGACGGGTCGGGCAGCAGCCGCGCGATGGCGGCGAGCACCTCGTCGATGCCCTCGCCCGTGCGGGCGGAGGCGAAGATGGCGCCCGGCTCGAGGCCACGCAGCACCAGCCGGTCGTCCGCCGAGATCAGGTCGGCCTTGTTGAAGACCACGATCTCGGGGATGCCGCGCGCGCCCACCTCGCCGATGACGTCGCGCACCGTCGCCAGCTGCGACGCCGGGTCCGGGTGCGAGCCGTCGACCACATGCAGGATGACGTCGGAGTCGGCGACCTCCTCCAGGGTCGAGCGGAACGCCTCCACCAGCTGGTGCGGCAGGTTGCGCACGAAGCCGACGGTGTCCGCCAGCGTGTACAGGCGGCCGTCGGCGGTCACCGAGCGGCGCACCGTCGCATCCAGCGTCGCGAACAGCGCGTTCTCGACCAGCACGCCGGCCTTCGTCACGCGGTTCAGCAGGCTGGACTTGCCGGCGTTGGTGTAGCCGGCGATCGCGACGGACGGCACGGAGTGCCGGGTGCGGTTGGCGCGCTTCGCCTCGCGGGCCGGCTTGAAGCCGGCGATCTGCTTGCGCAGACGGGCCATGCGCGAGTGGATGCGGCGACGGTCCAGCTCGATCTTCGTCTCACCGGGACCGCGCGAGCCCATTCCGGCTCCCGCGCCACCCACCTGGCCACCGGCCTGGCGGGACATCGACTCACCCCAGCCGCGCAGACGCGGCAGCAGGTACTCGAGCTGCGCGAGCTCGACCTGTGCCTTGCCCTCGCGGCTCTTGGCGTGCTGGCTGAAGATGTCGAGGATCACGGCCGTGCGGTCGATCACCTTCACCTTCACCACGTCCTCCAGCGCACGGCGCTGGCTCGGCGCGAGCTCGGTGTCGGCCACCACGGTGTCGGCGCCGAGAGCGGCCACGATTCCGGCAAGCTCTTCCGCCTTGCCGCGGCCGAGGTAGGTGCTCGCGTCCGGGTGCGGACGGCGCTGCAGCATCCCGTCGAGAACCACGGCCCCGGCCGTCTCAGCCAGTGCCGCGAGCTCGCGCATCGAGTTCTCGGCGTCCTGCAGGGAGCCCTGCGAGTACACGCCGATCAGCACGACGTTCTCGAGGCGCAGCTGCCGGTACTCGACCTCGGTGACGTCCTGCAGCTCGGTCGAGAGACCGGAGACGCGGCGCAGCGCCGCGCGCTCCTCACGGTCGAACTGCTCGCCGTCGTGGAAGCCGCCCTCGTCGGCGTCGCTCTGCAGCGCCTGGGCGCGCGAGGACGTCGCGCCGCCGAAAAGCGTGACGGATGCGCGGCTCTGCTCGGTCGCGAGCACGCGTGCGACCACGTCGTCGGCGTCGTGTTCGCGGATATCGGTGTTATCAGTCATTCAGTTCCCCTGATCCGGGTCAACCCTAGTTCGTCTTGTACTTCTGTGTCCTGTACGGTCTGCTTATGGCCAGCGGAGATCACTACTTTTCCCCGGCGCCGGAGAGCGAGCTGAACCTGCGGCCGCTCACCGCACGCCTGGCCGGACAGACGTACGAGCTGGTGACGGCCAACGGGATCTTCAGCCCCGAGCGCGTGGACACGGGTACGCGAGTGCTGCTGGACCATGTGCCCTCACCACCGCCCGGAGGTCAGCTTCTCGACCTCGGCTGTGGCTGGGGGCCGCTGGCTCTCACACTTGCTCTCGAATCCCCTCATGCGACGGTCTGGGCCGTCGACGTCAACAACCGAGCGCTGGATGTGGTGCGCAGGAATGCGCAGAAGCTCGGCCTCACCAATGTAAACCCGGTGACGCCGGAAAATCTTCCCGATGACGTCCGATTCACCACGATCTGGTCGAATCCGCCGATCCGCGTGGGCAAGAACGAGCTGCACAACATCCTGGAGCGCTGGCTGCCCCGCCTCGAGCCCGGCTCGGACGCGTGGCTGGTCGTCCAGCGCAACCTCGGCAGCGACTCGCTGCACCGCTGGATGCAGACGACCTTCCCGGACCTGACGATCACCCGCGCCGCCACCGCCAAGGGCTTCCGCGTGCTGCGCGCCCGCGCGCACTCCTGACCCGCGCCGTCCTCGCTCCCTCGGTTCCGTCCCTCCGTCGAGTACACGAAAAGTGCACGCTTCGACGGCGCGTCGCGTGCACTTTTCGTGTACTCGACGGCGGGGGGTAGGTCAGGCGAGGTCGAGGGTGCCGGTGAAGACGAGCTCGGCGGGGCCGGAGAGGCCGACGTGCTCGCCGTCCTCGGTCGGGAACATGCGGACGCCCACGGTGCCGCCGGGCACATCCACGCGCCACTGGTTCGGGGCGCCCTCGCCGGCCCAGTAGCGGACCGCGAGGGCCGCGGCCGCAGCACCCGTGCCGCAGGAGAGCGTCTCGCCGCTGCCGCGCTCGTGCACGCGCATCCGGATGCGGCCGACGCCGTCCACGACGAGCGGGTCGTGCGGCACGACGAACTCGACGTTCGCGCCGTGCTCCGGCGCGGGCTCGAGGTGCGGGATGTACGACAGGTCGGCGGCGTCGAGCTCGGAGTCGTCCGCGACGGCGACAACGACGTGCGGGTTGCCCATGTCGATGCCCAGCCCCGGGCGTGCGACGGGAAGCTCCTTCGCCCGGACGAGCGGCTCGCCGCCGGCGAGGTCCCAGCGGCCGAGGTCCACCTGGAAGCCGTTGGTGCTGCGCTGCACGTCGCGCACGCCGGACCGCGTGCCGACGGAGAGCGTGCCGCCCTCGGGAAGCTCGGCGAGGCCGGTCTCGAGCAGGTAGCGGACGTACACGCGGATGCCGTTGCCGCACATCTCGGCGAGCGAGCCGTCCGCGTTGTAGTAGTCCATGAACCAGGTGGCGTCGGCGTCCTCCGCCAGGGCGGCGGCACCGTCGGCGACGTGCTCGGACCGCACCGCGCGGATCACCCCGTCGGCACCGACACCGAAGTGCCGGTCGCAGATCTCGGCGATCTGCGCGGGAGTGAGCGGCAGGCGCCCGTCCGGGTCGGAGTACAGCACGAAGTCGTTGCCGGTGCCCTGACCCTTGGTGAAGTGGATGGTCGCCATGCGCACCAGCCTAGCGATCGGCGGCAGGGCGGCTCGCCGCATCCACCAGCGCGAGCGCGGTCTCGACCAGCCGCGGGTCGTCGTAGTCGAGCCAGTGGATGCCCGGGTAGCGCTTGAACCAGCTGACCTGTCTCCGCGCGTAGCGGCGCGTCAGCTGCTGGGTCTGCGCGATGGCGTCGTCGCGCTCGAGCTCGCCCCGCAGTTCCGCCAGGGCCTGGGCGTAACCGATGGCGCGCCGGGCGGTCACGCCGCGGTCGAGTCCCCGCGGTATGAGGTTGGTGACCTCTCCGAGCAGGCCGGCGTCCCACATCCCCTGGACGCGGGCGTCGAGGCGGGTGACGAGTTCGTCGCGTGGCGCCGCGAGCCCGATCACGACGGTCGGCTCGTGCCACGGGCGCGGCTCCTCGGGCAGAGCGCCGCTGACCGACGTTCCGGTGAGCTGCGCAACTTCGAGGGCGCGCACGATCCGGCGGCCGTTCCGGGACCCGATCCGCCGGGCCGCGTCGGGGTCGAGTTCCGCCAGCCGCTGGAACAGCATCCCGGGTCCATGCTCGGCGAGCTCCGCCTCCAGCTGCGCCCGCAGCTCCGGGTCGGTGCCCGGGAACTGCAGGTCGAAGATCACGCTGGAGACATAGAGCCCGGATCCGCCCACCAGCAGCGGCACGGCGCCCCGATCGAGGATGTCGGAGATCGTCGCGCGGGCCTCGGGCTGGTAGCGCGCCACGGTGGCCTCGTCGGTCACGTCGAGCACGTCGAAGAGGTGGTGCGGGATGCCGCCCCACTCCGTCTGCGGCAGCTTCGCCGTGCCGATGTCCATCCCTCGGTACAGCTGCATGGCGTCCGCGTTGACCACCTCAGCGGCGCGCCCGTGTTCCTTGAGCGCCCGGGCGAGGGCGAGCGAGAGGTCGGTCTTGCCGGTGCCGGTGGGTCCGACGATCGCGACCAGCGGGACGGACTGCACCGGATCGGCTGGCGGTGCCGCGCTCAGCGCTGCCCGTCCGTCGGGTCGTAGATCGGCATCGTTCCGACGCCGGGCGACGTGAGCGGCTCGCGGGTGCGCGGCGTGAGGGTGAGCGGCGCCGGGAGCCCGACGCGCAGCTCGGGCAGCCCGAGAGACACACGACCGCCGGATGCTGCCCCGGCCGATCCGTGCGACGGGACGGCGCAGGATTCGGCTTCGGCGCGGTCCCACGCCTCGCCCGCACGCGTGCGGCGGATGCGGAGCGGCGCTCCGTCGGACGAGTCCGCGATCAGGTAGTGCGGCGCAGCCTGCGTCACGCGCACGGTGACCACATCGCCGGGACGCGGCACGTCCGATCCGGCCGGCGCCTCGAAGTGGACGAGCCGGCTGTCGCGCGCCCGGCCGCTGAGGCGGTGGGTGTCGGCGTCTTTGCGTCCCTCGCCGTTGGCGACGAGCAGTTCGACCTCGCGGCCGATCAGCGCCTGGTTCTCTTCGAGGGAGATGCGCTCCTGCAGGGCGATCAGCCGGTCGTAGCGGTCCTGGACGATCTCCTTCGGCACCTGGTCCGCCATCGTCGCGGCCGGGGTGCCGGGGCGGATCGAGTACTGGAAGGTGAAGGCGGAGGCGAAGCGCGCGGCCTCGACGACGCGGAGCGTCTCCTGGAAGTCCTCCTCGGTCTCGCCGGGGAAGCCGACGATGATGTCGGTGCTGATGGCGGCGTCCGGCAGCTTGGCGCGCAC is drawn from Leifsonia shinshuensis and contains these coding sequences:
- the hisH gene encoding imidazole glycerol phosphate synthase subunit HisH, with amino-acid sequence MTDGRAPKVVVFDYGSGNVHSAVKALEAAGADVELTGNRRRAQEADGLLVPGVGAFTAVAEALRASHGDEVVDRRLAGGRPVLGICVGMQVMFDRGVEHGIETEGLGEWPGTVDLLRADVVPHMGWNTVRAPEDSTLFAGLQDERFYFVHSYAVQDWTLAPEPPFPSPVVTWADHGTPFVAAVENGPLSATQFHPEKSGQAGLQLLRNWVRSL
- the hisB gene encoding imidazoleglycerol-phosphate dehydratase HisB, whose amino-acid sequence is MTNRAATVTRETSESSIELSLDLDGTGTSDIQTSVPFYDHLLTAFAKHSLTDLRIRATGDTDIDVHHTVEDVGIVLGQAIRQALGDKSGISRYGDALVPLDEALVQAVVDISGRPYLVHSGEPAGFELHLIGGHFTGSMVRHVFEAISFNAALTTHITVIGGRDPHHIAEAEFKAFARAFRQAKALDPLISGIPSTKGAL
- a CDS encoding histidinol-phosphate transaminase, with the translated sequence MTSLSELPIRDDLRGRSPYGAPQRPVPVALNVNENTHPVPEDVASDIVARVAAAVGGVNRYPDREFTELREAFARYLGHDLTPEQIWAANGSNEVLQHILQAFGGPGRTLLGFAPTYSMYPLLAAGTGTEYLAGTRDADYELTPETAASQIRDLDPDIVILCSPNNPTGTPLGIETIEAAYAAARGIVVVDEAYAEFLPDGVPSALTLLPGRPRLLISRTMSKAFAFAGARVGYLAADPAVVDALRLVRLPYHLSALTQAAALGALAHADEMLATVGEIRTQRDRLVSELRRLGYTPHRSGSNFVLFGGMSDPQATFEALAERGILIRDVGIPHHLRVTAGTEAETTAFLEALAALGRPGAAAAEDEAPERSQGAPVDSDL
- a CDS encoding LysM peptidoglycan-binding domain-containing protein, translating into MSAVLMSESVPALRAVPPLPEGARVRLRLTRRGRAVLSALVALPLVIGALVFALNGGGAVANGEQTHVSFQYVTVESGDSLWSVAERVAPNADPRDVIADLVSLNGLESAVVSPGQQLAIPAKYAH
- the lexA gene encoding transcriptional repressor LexA, which produces MSNENQARGGTRRRKNLSDKQLAILDVIQRSVSQRGYPPSMREIGDAVGLSSLSSVTHQLNQLELSGYLRRDPNRPRALEILIDLPSSGPTPDYENQTPVGDAAMVPLVGRIAAGIPITAEQQVDEVFPLPRQLVGNGELFMLKVVGESMIDAAICDGDWVVVRAQNTAENGDIVAAMLDEEATVKVFRQRDGHTWLLPRNSNFEPILGDFATVLGKVVAVLRAV
- a CDS encoding metallopeptidase family protein, producing the protein MRIADDEFERMVGEIFDELPDDMVGPLENVAILIEDQPPSARPRLFGLYSGRPLTRRSVYGFGELPDRITLFRNNLEASSSSVEELRARVRVTLVHEIGHYFGLSDDRLRELGWA
- the metE gene encoding 5-methyltetrahydropteroyltriglutamate--homocysteine S-methyltransferase, producing MTDTTRAAFPAGTIIGYPRIGRRRELKKAVEAFWAGSITADELEQTAAGLRSATRERLASLGLGRTDASIPESFSYYDQVLDAAVTVGALPGRFAGLAGADGSVDLAGYFTIARGEGENPPLEMTKWFDSNYHYLVPEIGPETDFRLASDRVVREFEEAREAGFVTRPVVVGPVTFLLLSKPSDDAPEGFRPLSRLADLLPVYRELLARLAAAGAPWVQLDEPALVSESIDEPRDVVLAAVSTTYADLGSAAERPAIFVAAPYGSLDDALAPLAASPVEAISLDLVRGSIPTGLDAATASALAGKTLVGGVIDGHNIWRGDLEAAFGKLTELLSLSPDVAVSTSTSLLHVPHDVDDEPDLDARLKTWLAFADQKVAQVAVLARGLVDGHEAIQDELTAATAALADRASAPGVRVPAVREREAALTRADFRRGDYTARQAAQDEALGLPFLPTTTIGSFPQTADIRRSRAQLAKGLITEAEYLGRMRDEIKRVVDLQEEIGIDVIVHGEPERNDMVQYFAENLDGFAVTQNGWVQSYGSRCTRPSILWGDVSRPAPITVDWSAYTQSLTEKPVKGMLTGPVTILAWSFVRDDQPLGETARQVALALRDEIADLEAAGIRVVQVDEPALRELLPLKKSAQDEYLEWSVGSFRLATSGVADRTQIHTHLCYSEFGVVIDAIRNLDADVTSIEAARSRMEVVHDIQRSGFEHGIGPGVYDIHSPRVPSVTEVTELLETALSAIPGRQLWVNPDCGLKTRGYDETVASLRNIIEATRGVRERAAVTA
- a CDS encoding methylenetetrahydrofolate reductase, coding for MSCTEARYSFELYPPRNERAAAALPATIDRLAAVRPDFISVTFGAGGSSRTASLEVLRYILEHTDVSPMAHLTCVGSSTEEVNRLIREFLDAGVRRFLAVRGDPPVGLPEGEDPIGDIRTTAELVQLIHRVQAERVPYGELPVPGLHARAVLEHREHVQIAVAAFPNGHPSSRSVSQDIDALLAKQAAGANLGITQLFFHAEDYFHFTQRAAEAGVTFPILPGIMPVTSPARLKRMLELSGEDLPSDLAIELEVEPTDEGRREIGIAWAARLAQRLLDGGAPGLHLYTFNQHEAVLSVLDRIGALADADRPARPTPEKSATEKEPA